Proteins encoded in a region of the Fusarium falciforme chromosome 6, complete sequence genome:
- a CDS encoding HET domain-containing protein, whose product MAFASPWAVAQPPSGFPQFVPALPDVSQAASVLAAAPGPYQELIRREGALQVDHTAAQMRLMRFGSKLYPKRTEAIHLAACAGATNLVEALLARSNGSSIINARDDDGRTALSYIAQTGNDDILEMLLADSLLDVNARDCKGRTPIFHAAVNGHASIVSRLLERGANPNWKDLERPGQGLSVVLSDLNPRPRHSPDTMTRNTPLSCALENEFHEISEMLARADGIDAHAEVYCNRLHGPNTLLELAIRNRDEVIALRLLDKYGIGQSSDYHEPGGELLVVAASIGSTSLVESLLVTHGVEPNTAYPHPEENAYETNGENDVRGFTPLMAAAKKGHGHVVRLLLDAEAIRLDAEAIRLDAGYNYRGTALSMAAASGFRDIVEILVADKRVEADQKDIWGRTPLPLAAGGAHEDVVEALLMNETVDPDCRDNQRRTPLSRATDRSHARNYNGVVRRLLADARVDPNSRDEEGNTPLYYAAKMGDVSLVKPILEHPRIDLGFGDKRAPLAVASSEGHVDVVKAFLKMGHFDVNALMAYPDESDRSPRVVDAIEALLRAERIDPDAADIEGRTPLSVACEEAKLELVDLLLASDGVDPDLRDTAGRNPLSWAVAPTRSLDELPFDSIDRLQEVMRRLLQIQGVDPNVEDVEGLTPLIRAIRGKLGNEFVRVLLEREDVDVRRRSRDGRTPMEFARRMGDAGIMSLLRKTGALGGGNEPPEAIDPSEYSSSDDDLDIGNLRRPRRGKESVDLQTGPQRRRSPSSSLSSAFRKDVVRMPLYQIYQHFTRSVLLPLGAQQEHLDLAEGNDAELCAKCNAIDLDEAFSIRNTDYRGRVIAKLGRIDGTWKARECPMCRVIAAVSSRWRVAAEGDADEDDNQFVLVAFSSTGKWLCNNGLDSWQHFTDSWIDTMFLGVIPDSIREEHAVNSFVLRSGFISRLGSNCKRKTHAITIARVEDGVDFAAAKGWIACCREEHLEWCNPPTLARVPHLRLIDCATRRIVQQGDQVPSYVALSYVWGAPPTAGSGEKSKLKLGNSNLPRDSLDIGESIEAVVEDAIRVTLGLGYEFLWVDRHCILQEGDSKVKEEQLQRMDLVYANAEVTLVATAGQASSSGLPGVSSRCPRVSQPSVRIKGHAITLIPPVPAHQIKSSTWMTRGWTYQEGLLAHRRLFFSESEMSFECRGLLAREAIRLPAGVERQMSHLDRRLMEPSWIYEPSGIVSSGKGGIDLFERLAEYTRRNLTYQSDALNAMLGILRIYATFERSPIYHICGVPILRGSGEEVSRRQSFVTSNDGGSDDDDDAGVALAGFVSGLCWTLQSPGVRRPGFPSWSWTGWHGVVDYQFEEPFMVDFADGFDVEVSIVLADGIAPMPWSDYYGRLRNTVVKESRYSSVFSHHHMLDITADTITARFCERHNFGSDSVEWKDTVCIGDDVWEGDFALTQKDSPPSSGDDKVGFVSSLRRRLLEESWLGIVLGPSLDTDHGPNEIYVLVVQEVPPLAIGAITHWERVGLLAIDYPTLESEMLERRKLRLA is encoded by the exons ATGGCGTTTGCATCACCTTGGGCTGTGGCACAACCCCCCTCTGGGTTCCCTCAGTTTGTGCCTGCGTTGCCCGACGTCTCTCAAGCAGCCTCAGTTCTCGCTGCCGCGCCAGGTCCTTACCAGGAACTGATCCGGAGGGAGGGAGCCCTGCAGGTCGACCACACCGCAGCCCAGATGCGGCTCATGAGATTCGGCAGCAAATTGTACCCTAAGAGGACAGAGGCGATTCATCTTGCCGCCTGCGCTGGCGCGACCAACCTCGTTGAAGCGCTGCTCGCACGAAGTAATGGGTCTAGTATTATCAACGCtagagatgatgatggtcgtACGGCGCTCTCGTACATCGCACAGACAGGCAACGACGATATCCTTGAGATGCTTCTAGCGGACTCGCTTTTGGACGTCAACGCGAGAGACTGCAAAGGTCGAACCCCCATATTCCACGCCGCAGTCAACGGCCATGCGTCTATCGTGTCGCGACTACTCGAGCGTGGTGCAAACCCTAACTGGAAAGACCTGGAAAGACCTGGACAGGGCCTCTCCGTTGTG CTATCCGACTTGAACCCGCGACCAAGGCACTCCCCCGACACCATGACACGCAATACACCTCTTTCGTGTGCGTTGGAGAATGAGTTCCATGAGATTTCGGAGATGCTGGCGCGAGCGGATGGTATTGATGCTCACGCCGAGGTTTATTGCAATCGATTACATGGTCCCAACACACTTCTTGAACTGGCCATACGAAACAGGGATGAAGTCATCGCTCTCAGACTTCTTGATAAGTATGGAATTGGCCAAAGCTCCGACTACCACGAGCCTGGCGGTGAGCTACTGGTTGTCGCAGCCAGCATCGGGAGTACGAGCCTCGTCGAAAGTTTGCTTGTAACGCATGGCGTGGAACCTAATACCGCATATCCACACCCCGAAGAGAATGCATATGAAACCAACGGAGAGAATGACGTTCGAGGATTCACGCCGCTTATGGCAGCAGCGAAGAAAGGACACGGTCATGTCGTCAGATTATTGCTGGACGCAGAGGCTATTCGGCTGGACGCAGAGGCTATTCGGCTGGACGCAGGCTACAACTACCGCGGCACGGCGCTCTCTATGGCGGCAGCAAGCGGATTTCGAGACATCGTCGAAATACTGGTGGCGGACAAAAGGGTAGAGGCTGACCAGAAAGATATCTGGGGACGAACTCCCCTGCCATTGGCAGCAGGGGGTGCTCACGAAGACGTGGTGGAAGCCCTGCTCATGAATGAAACAGTTGACCCAGACTGCCGAGACAACCAGAGGAGAACACCACTCTCTCGAGCGACGGACAGGAGCCACGCTCGTAATTACAATGGCGTGGTCAGGAGGCTGCTTGCTGACGCTCGGGTCGACCCCAACTCCAGAGATGAGGAAGGAAATACTCCGCTCTACTATGCGGCCAAGATGGGAGACGTGAGTCTAGTCAAGCCAATCCTAGAGCATCCTAGGATCGACTTGGGCTTTGGAGACAAGAGGGCGCCGCTGGCCGTGGCTTCTAGTGAGGGCCATGTCGACGTGGTGAAAGCTTTTCTCAAGATGGGACATTTCGACGTGAACGCCCTCATGGCGTATCCGGACGAGT CAGACCGCTCGCCCAGAGTCGTCGACGCTATTGAGGCGTTGCTTCGGGCAGAACGTATCGACCCGGACGCCGCGGATATCGAGGGGAGGACGCCACTATCGGTGGCATGCGAAGAAGCCAAGTTGGAGTTggtcgacctcctcctcgcctccgATGGTGTCGACCCAGACTTAAGGGATACTGCCGGGCGAAACCCTCTCTCATGGGCTGTTGCTCCGACGCGCTCTCTAGATGAGTTGCCCTTTGACTCAATTGACCGGCTTCAGGAGGTCATGCGGCGGCTTCTCCAGATCCAGGGGGTAGACCCTAACGTCGAAGACGTAGAGGGGCTGACACCGCTCATTCGGGCCATCCGAGGCAAGTTGGGTAACGAGTTTGTACGAGTTCTACTTGAGCGGGAAGATGTCGATGTGCGCCGACGAAGCCGGGACGGACGTACGCCCATGGAATTCGCGAGAAGGATGGGTGATGCGGGGATCATGTCGCTACTGCGCAAAACAGGCGCTTTAGGCGGAGGCAACGAGCCGCCTGAAGCCATCGATCCTTCTGAATACAGCTCTTCGGATGACGACCTTGACATTGGAAATCTTAGACGGCCACGCAGAGGAAAGGAATCGGTTGATTTACAAACTGGCCCACAACGGCGACGATCGCCGAGCAGCTCGCTTTCGTCCGCATTCAGGAAAGACGTTGTCAGAATGCCACTTTATCAAATCTATCAGCATTTTACCAGAAGCGTCCTCCTGCCACTGGGCGCGCAACAAGAACATCTCGATCTGGCAGAGGGCAATGATGCAGAACTATGCGCAAAGTGCAACGCCATCGACCTAGACGAGGCGTTTTCTATCCGGAATACCGACTATAGAGGCCGTGTTATCGCGAAGCTGGGGAGAATAGACGGAACGTGGAAGGCGAGGGAATGCCCCATGTGTCGAGTGATTGCAGCCGTCAGTTCTCGTTGGCGAGTTGCTGCGGAGGGAGATGCCGATGAAGACGACAACCAGTTTGTACTAGTCGCCTTCTCCAGCACAGGAAAGTGGCTCTGCAACAACGGGCTAGACTCATGGCAACACTTTACAGATTCCTGGATCGACACTATGTTCCTCGGTGTTATTCCTGATTCAATTCGAGAGGAGCATGCCGTCAACTCCTTTGTTCTCAGGTCGGGTTTTATCAGCCGGCTCGGTTCCAACTGCAAACGCAAGACACATGCCATTACAATTGCTCGGGTGGAAGACGGGGTCGACTTTGCCGCTGCCAAGGGCTGGATTGCATGTTGTCGCGAGGAGCATTTGGAGTGGTGTAACCCTCCAACGCTGGCCCGCGTGCCGCATCTTAGGCTGATTGATTgtgcgacgaggaggatagTTCAGCAGGGTGACCAAGTTCCCTCGTATGTGGCTTTGAGCTACGTATGGGGTGCTCCTCCTACTGCCGGCTCAGGAGAGAAGAGCAAGTTGAAACTTGGCAACAGCAACCTCCCACGGGATAGTCTTGATATAGGAGAGAGTATCGAGGCCGTTGTCGAAGATGCTATCCGTGTCACGCTGGGGCTCGGATATGAGTTCCTCTGGGTGGATAGGCACTGCATCCTCCAGGAAGGGGACAGtaaggtcaaggaggaacAGTTGCAGAGAATGGACCTTGTGTACGCAAATGCTGAAGTGACGTTGGTGGCTACGGCCGGACAAGCATCGTCCTCTGGCCTGCCCGGCGTAAGCAGCCGATGTCCTCGAGTGTCACAGCCCTCGGTGCGGATCAAGGGTCATGCTATCACCTTGATCCCCCCAGTTCCCGCCCATCAAATCAAATCTTCGACCTGGATGACGCGGGGGTGGACCTACCAGGAGGGATTGCTGGCTCACCgccgcctcttcttctcagaGAGCGAGATGTCGTTCGAGTGTCGCGGCCTCCTCGCCCGCGAGGCCATCCGCCTCCCCGCCGGCGTCGAGCGACAGATGAGCCATCTGGACAGGCGTCTGATGGAGCCCTCGTGGATCTACGAGCCCTCAGGGATAGTGTCTTCGGGCAAGGGCGGCATCGATCTATTCGAGCGGCTAGCCGAGTACACGAGGCGGAATCTGACCTATCAGTCGGACGCGCTGAATGCGATGCTAGGCATCCTCCGGATATACGCCACCTTCGAGAGGAGCCCGATCTATCACATCTGCGGCGTACCCATCCTTCGCGGTTCAGGGGAGGAAGTTTCTAGACGACAGAGTTTCGTCACCAGTAACGATGgcggcagcgacgacgacgacgacgccggaGTCGCCCTTGCCGGCTTCGTCAGTGGCCTCTGTTGGACCCTCCAGTCTCCGGGTGTCCGACGCCCCGGGTTCCCAAGCTGGTCGTGGACGGGGTGGCATGGTGTAGTAGACTACCAATTTGAAGAGCCTTTCATGGTCGACTTTGCTGACGGCTTCGATGTGGAAGTGTCTATCGTGCTCGCGGATGGCATTGCTCCTATGCCCTGGAGTGACTACTATGGCCGACTGAGGAATACAGTGGTCAAGGAGAGCCGGTACAGCTCCGTCTTTTCTCACCACCATATGCTTGATATCACGGCGGACACCATCACAGCCCGGTTCTGCGAGCGACACAACTTCGGCAGTGACTCTGTGGAGTGGAAAGACACTGTGTGTATTGGGGACGATGTGTGGGAGGGTGATTTCGCGCTTACTCAAAAAGACAGCCCTCCCTCGTCAGGAGATGACAAGGTTGGGTTCGTTTCGAGTCTACGGCGAAGGCTGCTCGAGGAGTCGTGGCTAGGCATTGTGCTGGGTCCATCATTAGACACGGATCACGGACCCAACGAGATCTATGTGCTCGTTGTACAAGAGGTGCCACCGTTGGCGATCGGCGCGATTACGCATTGGGAGCGTGTCGGTCTGCTAGCTATTGACTACCCGACACTCGAGAGCGAGATGTTGGAGCGGAGGAAATTAAGGCTTGCGTAA
- a CDS encoding Glyco-hydro-64 domain-containing protein: protein MRPFFVLAALLGTALAAPFQTSPIFRRHELTPKGFIKVNPGGAKDVSMTDENMLNGTYPKNKTHSLTHRAAEPASLPLKLVNNFSGGNVRAYISGLDSDGTVVFIGADGGLVYPRSGGSKIPVEITDNIAIPLPPHGETLDFTIPISMSSGRIYFADDDLHFFMVDIGNGDGLVQPSTNNLQDPSAGVNWGFVELTYTNGVLYANISYVDFVGIVLGMMLSLTDGSTQTTAGLVADAASKICDDMVKQKDADGRAWTFLCIANALGDPIRVISPGNQYDLEPITFEDYWTSYVDEVWNKYSTQALTINTQTEAGSVSCRVSGEELVCDGDNRGYAKPNTKDIWGCNSGPFAIIEGDNAIHTAVVPRLCAAFVRSTLLVEGGDVQPSLGADSYYKNDPTNHYSRIVHSYEVDGRGYAFPYDDVNPDGNENASGVVSGTPNTLTIYVGAPPS, encoded by the coding sequence ATGCGTCCATTCTTTGTTTTGGCTGCCCTCTTGGGCACTGCCCTTGCCGCTCCTTTCCAAACCTCGCCCATCTTTCGGCGCCATGAACTCACTCCCAAGGGCTTCATCAAAGTCAACCCCGGAGGTGCAAAAGATGTCTCTATGACCGATGAGAATATGCTCAATGGAACATATCCCAAGAATAAAACTCATTCCCTGACACACCGCGCTGCTGAACCCGCGTCCTTGCCCCTTAAGCTTGTCAACAACTTTTCCGGCGGAAACGTCAGGGCGTACATCTCGGGCTTGGATTCTGATGGGACGGTTGTTTTTATCGGTGCTGATGGAGGCCTTGTCTATCCTCGCTCTGGAGGCTCTAAGATTCCCGTGGAGATCACAGATAATATTGCTATCCCTCTGCCGCCTCATGGTGAGACGCTCGACTTTACCATTCCCATCTCGATGAGCTCCGGCCGCATATACTTTGCAGATGACGATCTGCACTTCTTCATGGTTGACATTGGAAACGGCGATGGCTTGGTTCAACCCTCCACAAACAACTTGCAAGATCCCAGCGCGGGCGTCAACTGGGGATTTGTAGAGCTCACTTATACCAACGGCGTGCTCTATGCCAACATTAGCTACGTGGACTTTGTCGGTATTGTCCTTGGTATGATGCTCTCTTTGACAGACGGAAGCACTCAGACCACTGCTGGTCTTGTTGCCGACGCTGCTTCCAAGATCTGCGACGACATGGTCAAGCAGAAGGACGCCGACGGCCGAGCCTGGACTTTTCTGTGCATCGCCAATGCTCTTGGAGATCCGATCCGCGTCATATCACCTGGAAATCAATACGATCTGGAGCCCATCACTTTCGAAGATTACTGGACTTCCTACGTCGACGAGGTCTGGAACAAGTACTCGACTCAAGCCCTCACGATCAATACCCAGACCGAAGCTGGAAGTGTCAGCTGCCGAGTCTCGGGTGAAGAACTCGTCTGCGATGGCGACAACCGCGGATACGCTAAGCCCAACACCAAGGATATCTGGGGTTGCAACAGCGGTCCCTTTGCGATCATCGAGGGCGACAATGCCATTCACACTGCCGTTGTCCCTCGACTCTGTGCCGCCTTTGTTCGCTCCACCCTCTTGGTGGAGGGTGGTGATGTGCAACCCAGCCTAGGAGCGGACTCTTACTACAAGAACGATCCAACAAACCACTACAGCCGCATCGTCCACTCCTACGAGGTCGACGGCAGAGGATACGCCTTCCCTTACGATGACGTTAATCCAGATGGCAACGAGAACGCTTCTGGTGTTGTCTCGGGTACACCTAACACTTTGACCATCTACGTTGGTGCTCCGCCATCTTAA